Sequence from the Helianthus annuus cultivar XRQ/B chromosome 13, HanXRQr2.0-SUNRISE, whole genome shotgun sequence genome:
tttgagtaaaatgtcattttcgtccctaaggtttaaCCAGCTTTATGACTTTTGTTCAAAGATTTGTTTTttcacatctggatccaaaaggtttgaaatcttgtcattttcatctaactcgttaacttcatccaattttttttaacattaagTCAGAGGTATTTCCAAATAAAGAaggtttatttaattaaaaaatatcTAAAATGACGAAAATATCCTTGACTTAATGTTAAAACATTGGATAAAATTAACGAGTTGGatgaaatggcaagatttcaaaccttttatatccagatgcgaaaaaacaaacatttggacgaaaGCGGTCAAACTTGAtagacgaaaatgacattttacttttttttttttttttttttttttttttttgccatctCTAAGATTGAGCTATTGATGGGTGAGCTGcgagcccaaaataagaatttggTGAAATGCTGGGCCCAGCGTTATTTGGGTCAATAAATAATAGATAGTGGCATACTGTTCCATCATTGCATGAATATTTATGGGCAACTCAAACTCTCATtgaaaaaacaaaattaaaatctATATCATGTGGGCCTCAAGTTGCAGCTCAAATTCTCACTCAAAACATAAATTTAAATCTATATCATGTCCGGTCCATTAAAGCCTAGAAATCTAGAGTCATATTTTCTTTATAGTCAACTTTTACTTATTTTACATGCATGAAattttttcagaaaatacaagtttaggttttaatataaaaaaatacaacGAATATAATAGTAATTATTCTTTATATTCATCTATTGCCTACTTCATGCAACTCGAAACCGTAGCGTTATAGCACTAGGGCAAGAGACCATCGACTCAAAACTCAGCCAACTAAAGTGTTTGAAAAGATAAATTCATTGAAGCTCAAGAAAGAAAAAGAATCACGTATATATGTTAATGGTTTATGCACATTGTCTACTAAAAGAATTATACACTCATACATAATACGACATTGGTCTTCTTTTTGTTGATCTTTCAAAGCCTCATTCATGAAGCTGGCTTCTCCATCTTCACCTGCAACACCCCACAAGAATCAATGTTCGTCATGCCGTCCCAATTACTTATCACTTGTTGATTTGGTTGGTTATGTTTAATATCGCACGGGTCAAGTGAAAAAAAACATTTAGTTAAAAGGGAAACATATCAAACATGTTGAAAGACATCCAAAGTGTATATTTAAAGAACACAACCTCctaaataaatgtttgaactATTATTGTCATTATAGTATGTTTGTATTGTAATCATagtaaacataatcaaaatttataaaaaaaaatattaagatGGACAAATAAGTGTTTATACGTCAACCCGACCTGACCTGACCCAGCCCATTTTGACCTATATTGAAAGACAGTCCGTTTTGACTTTTGACCCATTAACCAACCCACTTGCTTGGTATTAAAGTTCAGACAAATATACCTTTTTCAGATACTTTTTGTGAAGTTTCATAGCACCCGAGCAAGATTTTCTAGCATCCAGATTACCCGAAGTGTCATTCAATATCTGCAAAAAAATCAAGTAAAGACACCAATCtacatcatgaaaatgtttatGGAACATATTTTTTCTATGTAATTTTGAATAAGATTGACCTTGACAACATCGTCGAGTCCCTTGGCTTCGGTGAGCAATTTGACACTTTTCTCCTTGAGCACGCTCGCGACAAGAAACACAGAAATGGGGAGCGGCTCTCCATTTTTGGCCCCACTTCTCAAGTATTCTCTTTCATATTTTCCACATTGGCGCGATGATTTTGGTTTTCCTTTAGCATCTTCGGGCTTGTCGGAATCAGATTCCTCATACAAAGTGTATAGATCTGGATCATACTCCAAAGCCCACATCATCTGTTTAAAAACCATTATTCATTATAATTTTTAGACCAACTTATATGGGTTAAGCTAAAAAATTTAATAAGAAAGGTAACAAGTCAAATTGGTCAAGCGTCCCAAACGGATTGAAAGTCATCTAAAATGTATTCAAATGTCCAAACATTGTAAATATCTTTGTAAtagtaattaaaaaaaaactttagaTTATTAATATACTTATGTTGTTTtgtaatcatatatatatatatatccatgacaaaataaaaaagaaataaagTGTCTGGTTGGACCAACCCAACCAGACCCGATCAAACCCATTTTGGCACATACTAATAAAATCCATGTTTTGACTAACCCGTGACAAATGAATCAAGGTTATTAACATTACCTCCCATAAGTACAACGAATCACCAAAAGAAACTTCTCGTTTGAATAACACCATAAGCATCCGGAATGCAAATAGATAATCACCACCACCTATGTAGTCTGTGTTCATGAACCATATCATTTCAGTTAGCATGCTTTATtggaattaaaaaataataagaaaacaTAAATAATCGGTAATTGGAAAATACCCAAATGCTTATGAAGTTTCGGGTCAACAACTTGAATAACATTTGCTAAATTGCAAAGCTGTGACTCCACCCCCACAGAACTTCCTACGCATTTGAAGTTCCCTCGCTTCAACACGTAGAGAAATCACATTTAAGTTTAATTATTGAAAACCAACCAAATGTTATAACTTTAGCAGAAAACAATGCAGCAAGAGTTTGCATAGTTACCAATCTGCGCATTAGACGTTCAAAGCACCAAAACGCGTCTGCTTCATCTTCAAGAAGCATAATCATGGGAGAACAAAGATCACTCATCCCTATTTGAAAATAATAACAAATGTAAAACTCAtaaaaccaaaatcaaaatcttaCACAGTTGCAAGTAattatgtatttaaaaaaaaagattttgataTAATTAAGATTTAAAATCCACCTTGACCATAGCCGACTTCTTTATCAAACCAAGCATAGACAGAAAGAACATCCCAAAGTTTAGATAAATTCTCCTGTTTTTCATAAAATACGAGTGTCCTGTCCGTGCGAACCACATCAAGACCTAACATATAAAATGCATAAACCAAAGGTTACAAGGTGATGAAAAATTGCTTGATTAAGTTGAAGTATGTGTTGACAACTTGAAATTTATTATATATCAACCTATTTGATGTAGGTTAAGTTTCCATTGGATTATCTTCTTGTCTTCCTCCTTAGGACAAGACGTAGCTGAATCTGAACCAACTGTACAAATATGCAACTTACTACATTAGTAAGCATTAAGTGATGAAACGACTATTGAGTCTGCGAAAAGGAACATTACTTGTTGCTTGAGTTGTTGGTGTCATAAGCGTTTCGGGGTTTGCTTGTAGAAGGGCAACAGGATCTTGGGTTGGAGAACCGTCTTCTGTTATGACTGGAGCAGTGATAAGCTTGCCACTTCCAACAAGAGGGAACATATATGTGCATA
This genomic interval carries:
- the LOC110898930 gene encoding GTPase-activating protein GYP7 — protein: MNLLWKDPGIPTDSFYEVRAECTDVPKTKFKIKSGKTLSVRKWKSAFSPEGHLDIGQTLGRIYRGGIHPTIRGEVWEFLLGCFDPKSTYEERNEIRLTRREEYVRLKELCTYMFPLVGSGKLITAPVITEDGSPTQDPVALLQANPETLMTPTTQATIGSDSATSCPKEEDKKIIQWKLNLHQIGLDVVRTDRTLVFYEKQENLSKLWDVLSVYAWFDKEVGYGQGMSDLCSPMIMLLEDEADAFWCFERLMRRLRGNFKCVGSSVGVESQLCNLANVIQVVDPKLHKHLDYIGGGDYLFAFRMLMVLFKREVSFGDSLYLWEMMWALEYDPDLYTLYEESDSDKPEDAKGKPKSSRQCGKYEREYLRSGAKNGEPLPISVFLVASVLKEKSVKLLTEAKGLDDVVKILNDTSGNLDARKSCSGAMKLHKKYLKKVKMEKPAS